In the Nocardia asteroides genome, GATGGTCCGGGTGACCCGCCCCGGCGGGCTCGTCGTGCTCTCCTACACCGTGTGGCACGGCCCGTTCGGCGGCCACGAGACCGGGCCGTGGCACTACCTCGGCGGCGAGTACGCGGCGCGCAAGTACAGGCGCAAGCACGGCCGGGAGCCGAAGAACCGGTTCGGACGTTCCCTCTTCGCGGTCGGCGCCGCCGCCGGACTTCGCTGGGCAGCCAGGACTCCCGCGCAGGTAGAGGCGATTTTCCCGCGCTACCACCCGCGCTGGGCGTGGTGGCTGGTCCGCCTCCCGCTGATCCGAGAGCTACTCGTCAGCAATCTGGTCGTGGTGGCTATCGCACCGGACCGACCGGCCGGTCGCTGAGAGTTGGCTGTCAGGCCAGCTGGGCCACGGCGGAGACCAGCCCGCGCAGCCGGGCCGGGCGAGCCGCCCGCTCGGCCGCCGGGGCGGGCCACGGCGGCTCCTGCAGCGCCAGCCCGACCGTCTCCATGGCGGTGAGACCGACCTGACCGGCCAGAGCGCCGACCGCCATCACCGCCTCGGCCGCCTGCATCGCCGCGGTCGCCTGCTCCAGCGTGAGGGTGCGACCGGGCAGAAACGAGACCACCCAGCCTCCCGTGCCGACGGACTTGGCCTGATGGTCGGTCCGGTCGCTGGTCATCAGCGATCGTCCGATCACGTGCACCGCCATGTCGCGATCTCCCCAATCGGTCTCGGTTGTGTCTCGATCGAGCGGACTTTCAGTTACCAGCATCCATCGAACAGCAACAAAACGCAATAGTGCGTTTGGCGAAAAGCGAACCGGGAGGTCGGAATTCAGGCTGGTCGCGAGCGTGTGCGAACCGCAAACTAGAACACGTTACAGACAATCCGGACCCGAAAATGTAACGTGTTCCCATGCACTACGACAGCCTGTTCATCGGCGGCCAATGGACCGCTCCGGCCGGTTCCGAGCGGCTCCAGGTCATCTCACCGGCCACGGTCGAGCCGGTGGGCAGCGTCCCCCTGGTCACCACCGAGGATGTGGACAGAGCGGTCGCGGCCGCGCGCGCCGCCTTCGACTCCGGGTCGTGGCCGCACACCCCGCCTGCGGAGCGGGCCGCGGTGCTCACCAGGGCGGCCCGGCTGATCGAGCAACGCTCCGGCGATCTGCTCGCCGCGCTCACCGCCGAGATGGGCGCCACCGCGCTGGTCGGCGGGACGCTGAACCAGATCCCCGCCGTCGCCGCGCTGGACGCCTACGCCGGGCTGGCCGAGACCTTCCCCTGGCGGGAGACGCGCACCGGCGCCTTCGGCACCTCGCGGGTCTCGCGCGAGCCACGCGGGGTGGTCGCCGCGATCACCGCCTGGAACGTTCCGCTCTTCCTGGCCGCGAACAAGCTGGCCCCGGCGCTGCTGGCCGGCTGTGCCGTCATCCTCAAGCCGTCCCCGCTGACCCCGCTCAGCGCGAATATCGTCGCCGACATCTTCACCGAGGCCGGGCTGCCGGACGGCGTGCTCTCGGTGCTGCCCGCCGAGCCGGAAGCGGCGGAGTACCTGGTGACCCACCCCGGCGTGGACAAACTGACCTTCACCGGCAGCACCGCGGTCGGCCGCAGGCTCGGCGCGCTCGCCACCGAGCAGCTCAAGACGGTCTCGCTGGAGCTCGGTGGCAAGTCGGCCGCTATCGTCCTGCCCGACGTCGACCTGGCCGCGAGCGTGCCCATGCTGACCTTCGCCGGGCTGATGAACAGCGGCCAGGGCTGCGTGGCGCAGACCCGCATCCTCGCCCCGCGCAGCCGGTACGACGAGGTGGTCGACGCGGTCGTGGAGAACGTGCGCGCCATGAAGACCGGCGACCCGACCGACCCCGCGACCGTGCTCGGCCCGCTCATCTCCGAGCGCCAGCGCGACCGGGTGGAGAACTACATCGCGATCGGGCAGAAGGAGGGCGCGCGGCTGGTCCTCGGCGGCGGGCGGCCCGAGGGGCTGGACCGCGGCTGGTACGTGGAGCCGACCATCTTCGCCGACGTCGACAACTCCTCGACCATCGCGCAGGAGGAGATCTTCGGCCCGGTCCTCGCGGTGATCCCGTACGAGACCGAGGACGAGGCGGTCGCCATCGCCAACGACTCCGCCTACGGTCTGGCCGGCTCGGTGTGGACCACCGATATCGAGCACGGCGCCGAGATCGCGGGCCGGGTGCGCACCGGCACCTACGCCATCAATTGGTACGCCTTCGATCCGGGCGCGCCTTTCG is a window encoding:
- a CDS encoding aldehyde dehydrogenase, producing MHYDSLFIGGQWTAPAGSERLQVISPATVEPVGSVPLVTTEDVDRAVAAARAAFDSGSWPHTPPAERAAVLTRAARLIEQRSGDLLAALTAEMGATALVGGTLNQIPAVAALDAYAGLAETFPWRETRTGAFGTSRVSREPRGVVAAITAWNVPLFLAANKLAPALLAGCAVILKPSPLTPLSANIVADIFTEAGLPDGVLSVLPAEPEAAEYLVTHPGVDKLTFTGSTAVGRRLGALATEQLKTVSLELGGKSAAIVLPDVDLAASVPMLTFAGLMNSGQGCVAQTRILAPRSRYDEVVDAVVENVRAMKTGDPTDPATVLGPLISERQRDRVENYIAIGQKEGARLVLGGGRPEGLDRGWYVEPTIFADVDNSSTIAQEEIFGPVLAVIPYETEDEAVAIANDSAYGLAGSVWTTDIEHGAEIAGRVRTGTYAINWYAFDPGAPFGGYKNSGIGRENGPEGLDSFCEQKSVLMPLGYTE